GATATAGATGCCTTGGATGCGGTGATTAATTACCATATTGCTCGCGATGCTGAAGTGCATATTCACCGCATAGGCCGTACCGGGCGAGCGGGCGGAAAAGGGATTGCCTGCAGTCTCTATACCGAGCGCGAAAGTGCCAAAATTGCTCGTATTGAAGAGATGCGTGGCAGCAAGGTAGTTCCTGAGGCGCTGCCCAATATTAATCATCTAGATAAACCTACCTTTAAGCCGCCGATGGCCTGCCTACAGATTGATGGTGGTAAAAAGCAAAAGGTACGCCCCGGTGATATCGTTGGTGCCCTTACCGGCGCAGATGGTATTGAAGGTACTGATGTTGGGAAAATTCATGTCTTTGACAATACCGCCTATGTGGCGGTGCGCAATGATGTGGTGGCCGATGCGCTGCGTAAATTAAGTGAAGGGCAACTCAAAGGTCGCAATTTTAGAGTGCGCCGTATTCGCGGTTAAGCTGCGTATACGGATGCCGTACTGTTAAGCAGGTATGAATAGAATACTGTTTAATATCCACCGAGTATTGGCATTTCTTATCTGCCTGCCACTGTTGCTGATTTGCGTTAGTGGCAGTGCGCTGGTGTTTAAGCATGAATTAGATTCGATATTGATGCCCGAGCGCGTTCTTGTTGGTGAAGCGACCGCGACGCGCTTGCCCTTCGATACACTGCTACAGTCATTTAATAGTCATTACCCCGGCTACGAAGTCACTGGCTGGCGAATTTTTGCGAAGCCAAATCGATCTGATTTGGTTTATGTGATGGCCCATGGCGGCAGCGATTGGTCTTCGCTGTTTGTCGATCCCTATACCGCTAAAATATTGTCACCGCCGCAGCCGCCGCGATATTACTTAACTGATGCGCTGCGTGAACTCCATTACCAGTTATTGCTAGGTAAGGTGGGTCTATTTATTGCTGCCTTGCTTGCAGTGTTGATGTGCTTGCAAGCAATCACCGGCTTAATTCTGCATCGCAAGTTTTGGAAAGTCTTATTCACCCTTCGTTTTCAGGCGCGACCGATTATCTATCTGGGCGATATGCACAAATTGGTCGGTGTACTGGTCTCGCCGGTGCTTCTAGTGCTGGGGGTAACGGGGGCTTACTGGAATATCAATCAGCTGATCTACAGCGTCGCTCAGCCTCTTGCCGCGCCATATATCGTAGATCAGCGGCTGTACAATTCAAGTCTGTCTGTGGACGCCTTGGTGGCGGAAAGTCGTAAACGCTTTCCTGGCTTTGAGGTGAGTTTTATTGCTCTTCCCGCCAAACCCGGCTATGCCATTAATGTGCTAGGTGGCCGTGACCGGCAAAACCCTTTCTTCAGTGAATTTTCTGTTTCCTTGAGCTACCACGCTCAAACTGGTGTCCTGATTACGGCGCGGGACATTCAGGATGCTGAGCTTGGGGATCAGATCACCCATAGCTTTCGACGCCTTCATTTCGGCGATGTTGCCGGTTTAGGCAGTCGGATGATATGGGCATTGGTGGGTTTTAGCCCGCTGGCATTGATGCTGAGCGGGCTGTCGATGTATTACTTGCGCAGACCGGTGCGAAAGAGGATAGCAGAGCGGCGGCGTGAAGGCCGAGCGCAATAAATGCGATTGGCTGAGCGCGGTAAGGTCTTTAAATGATTTTTTAGGGGGCTTTATTGGGCCTGCCTCGGCTTTTTTGCGCTGGTAATTTTCATAAATAAGACTAGAATTAGATCAAAGTTTAACCAGTTTGAGGCGTGGCGATGAATCCGGTAGCCGGCTCGTCGATTAATCCTATATCTCGGCCCAGTTTACGGCCAGTGACGCCGGTGGAATTGGCTTCTTCCTCGGCGGGCGCAAATGTAGCTAATACAAAGCCCATCAACACCGCTCTGCCTAGGCCTGTCACTGCGCCTGAGTTTGAAGAAGCTCCCCTAAATCTACTAAGACCCTCTAAAACCGCTGAATCAATTTTCGCCGAGCAGGGGGTATCTCCCGCCAAAATGGCAATATTGTCGGCAAAACCGGTATTACTTGCAGAAGCAATATTGTCGCCAGAAGGCATGATATACGCCGTGGATACGGGTGGCCGGGGTCGGTCCGCTGAAGGTCAAAGCGAGGCCGCTAAACAGCTTGGTTTATCCGCTACGGTAGGTGATGGTTCGCCGAATGAGCAAGAAAGTCGGGCGGAGAGCGCAGAAAAATCATCCAGCGCCGCGCAGAGCCGCGAGCAAGAGCAGGACATTCAAGCTGAGGTGCGCGATCTAGCCGCCCGCGACCGCGAGGTGCGTAATCACGAGCTTGCTCACTCAGTAGCGGGTGGGCGTTACAGTGGCTCGCCCAGTTACGAGTTTAAGCGCGGCCCTGATGGCAATAATTATGCAGTGAATGGAGAGGTCAGCATCGATTTGGCTAGAGCCGCGACCCCTCAAGCTACCATTGAGAAGATGGAAATTGTCCGCCAGGCAGCCTTGGCGCCGGCGGAGCCGAGTAGTCAAGACCGTCAAGTTGCGGCTGAGGCGGCTCGAATTGGAGCTCAGGCGCGTCAAGAGTTGCTTGCTGAATCGAGTCAGACTTCTCAAAACACGGTGAGCACTACTAGCGTGGGAGCTGTGCAGCAAAGCTTGGAAAGTGAGTCGAATTCATTGCGCGACGGTCAGCAAAGCGAGGCTCAACAAAGAGCAGATGTCGACACGCTTAAAGCTCGGCGAGTTAGCAGTCTGTATTCAGAAAATAGCGGCTTATTCGAGCGCGAGCCGGCAGGGGTGGTAAACAGTCGGGCTTAAGAAGCGACATGTAGTTAGTGTGAATGAGTAGGGGCGCGTCAGTGATTGGGACGCGCCCTTTGTCTTTGCGGAGCCTAGTTAAATTAGACTTTTGGTGCCGAAGAGCGAGCGCGATTACCGTTGCTGTTGCCATTGCCACTTGGGCGTCCGCTACGGCGGGCGGCGGGGCGCTGACCATCGCGGTGTTCAGTGTGGCTTTTGGGTCTAGGCTTCCGTGCTGGGCGTTGATTTAAACGTGACTCTGGCAGAGCGTGAGTTGGCTCAAAGCCAGCCAGTGTTTCCCTTGGCAGCACTTCTTGAATTAGACGCTCGATGTCGGCTAATAGTTTAAAGTCATCCGAGCAAACCAAGGATACCGCGCTGCCGACTGCACCAGCGCGACCGGTACGACCAATACGGTGTACATAGTCTTCTGGAACATTCGGTAAATCAAAATTGACCACCTGTGGAAGTTGGTCAATATCTAAACCGCGGGCGGCGATATCGGTTGCGACTAAGGCGCGCACTGCACCGCTTTTAAAGTCGGCTAAGGCCTTGGTGCGCGCGCCCTGGCTTTTATTGCCGTGAATCGCTGCGGCGCCGATGCCTGCTTTTTCTAAGTGCGCAGCTAGGCGGTTGGCTCCATGCTTCGTTTTCGAGAATATAAGAACCTGTTGCCAGTTATTGCTGTTAATCAGATGCGTTAATAAGGCTGGTTTCTGACTTTTATCAACCGGATAAATTGACTGAGTAACGCTTTTGGCGGTTGTGATTTCTGGGTTAATAGAAATTTCCACCGGGTTGTTTACCAAGCCTTTCGCGAGTTCGCGAATATCACCAGAGAAGGTGGCGGAAAACATCAGGTTTTGACGCTGCTTTGGCAATACCGCCAGAATTTTACGAATGTCGTGAATAAAGCCCATGTCTAGCATGCGATCGGCTTCGTCCAATACTAAAATTTCCAGCTGCTTAAATTTGACGGCGTTTTGATTGTACAAGTCTAATAGCCGACCGGGGGTGGCAACTAACACGTCTACGCCACGGCGTAATTTAATCATTTGCGGGTTGATTTTAACGCCGCCAAATACCACCGCTGAGCGCAGCGGCAAATGTTTGCCGTATGTTGCTACGCTCTCGCCCACTTGCGCGGCAAGTTCGCGGGTTGGCGTTAAAATTAAAACACGAGCTTGATTCGCCTGAGCGCGCTCGCCTCGGGATAGTAATTCCAAAATAGGCAGCGTGAATCCCGCTGTTTTGCCGGTGCCGGTTTGCGCTGCGGCCATAACGTCACGGCCTTCTAATACTGCTGGAATGGCCTGTGCTTGAATGGGGGAAGGGGTGTCGTAACCTTGCTCGGCAACAGCCGCCAAAATTTGGGCGGATAAGCCCAGGGAGGTAAAACTCATAGAATCTATCATCTCAAAAATGTCGCATGTCGCGGCGTGATGCTCGTTGCCAGAGTGACAGCGGGCGTGCATCTTACTGGATTAGTGGCTTTGGCGCCAGAGTTGTGGTGTGTGAATAGGGCGGAGTACCTGGATGAGGGGCGTTGTGGCGATGATTTTGGTCTGTCTGAGTTTTCTGGGTGAGTGCTAGTTATTACTGAGTATGATTCGTGAAAAAACAGCGTAAATAACGTAGAATCGCGCCTCCGCCGCGACAGTCTTTAGATCGCGCCCATTATTTAAGCCAGAAGACCCATTCAGATGTCGAAATCGTCTTTACAGCAGGAAATCGCCAAGCGCCGCACCTTTGCGATTATTTCTCACCCCGATGCCGGTAAAACCACTATCACTGAAAAGTTGATTCTGCTCGGGCAGTTGATTCAGGTGGCGGGTACAGTTAAGGGCAAGAAGAATGACCGCGCTGCTACGTCTGACTGGATGACACTGGAAAAGGAGCGGGGAATTTCTGTTACTTCCTCTGTTATGCAGTTTCCTTACCGCGATCGAATCGTTAATTTGCTCGATACGCCTGGTCATGAGGATTTTTCTGAGGATACTTACCGCACCCTGACGGCGGTGGATTCGGCGCTGATGATTATCGATGGCGCCAAAGGCGTGGAAGATCGCACGATTAAACTGATGAATGTCTGCCGCCTTCGCGACACCCCTATCTTGGGTTTTGTGAACAAGATGGACCGGGATATCCGTGACCCGATTGAGTTATTGGATGAAGTGGAAAGCGTATTAGGTATTGCCGCCGCGCCCATCAACTGGCCGATTGGTATGGGTTCAGATTTTAGGGGTGTTTATAATCTTTATACCGATACCATTCATGTGTTTACCAAGGGTAAAGGTTCAGTGATCGCCGAAGACATCCAAATCAAGGGTTTGGATAATGACGAAGCGCGCAAATTACTTGATGATGAATACGATAACTTCTTAGAAGAAATTGAGTTAGTTCGTGGTGCCAGCCATTTCTTCGACCGCGACGCGTATTTAGCAGGTAAGCAGACTCCGGTGTTTTTTGGTACTGCCCTGTCTAATTTCGGTGTTAAGGAAATGCTTGATGGCTTTGTTGAATGGTCACCAGAGCCGCTG
This portion of the Zhongshania sp. R06B22 genome encodes:
- a CDS encoding DEAD/DEAH box helicase, which produces MSFTSLGLSAQILAAVAEQGYDTPSPIQAQAIPAVLEGRDVMAAAQTGTGKTAGFTLPILELLSRGERAQANQARVLILTPTRELAAQVGESVATYGKHLPLRSAVVFGGVKINPQMIKLRRGVDVLVATPGRLLDLYNQNAVKFKQLEILVLDEADRMLDMGFIHDIRKILAVLPKQRQNLMFSATFSGDIRELAKGLVNNPVEISINPEITTAKSVTQSIYPVDKSQKPALLTHLINSNNWQQVLIFSKTKHGANRLAAHLEKAGIGAAAIHGNKSQGARTKALADFKSGAVRALVATDIAARGLDIDQLPQVVNFDLPNVPEDYVHRIGRTGRAGAVGSAVSLVCSDDFKLLADIERLIQEVLPRETLAGFEPTHALPESRLNQRPARKPRPKSHTEHRDGQRPAARRSGRPSGNGNSNGNRARSSAPKV
- a CDS encoding PepSY-associated TM helix domain-containing protein; the encoded protein is MNRILFNIHRVLAFLICLPLLLICVSGSALVFKHELDSILMPERVLVGEATATRLPFDTLLQSFNSHYPGYEVTGWRIFAKPNRSDLVYVMAHGGSDWSSLFVDPYTAKILSPPQPPRYYLTDALRELHYQLLLGKVGLFIAALLAVLMCLQAITGLILHRKFWKVLFTLRFQARPIIYLGDMHKLVGVLVSPVLLVLGVTGAYWNINQLIYSVAQPLAAPYIVDQRLYNSSLSVDALVAESRKRFPGFEVSFIALPAKPGYAINVLGGRDRQNPFFSEFSVSLSYHAQTGVLITARDIQDAELGDQITHSFRRLHFGDVAGLGSRMIWALVGFSPLALMLSGLSMYYLRRPVRKRIAERRREGRAQ
- a CDS encoding peptide chain release factor 3; the protein is MSKSSLQQEIAKRRTFAIISHPDAGKTTITEKLILLGQLIQVAGTVKGKKNDRAATSDWMTLEKERGISVTSSVMQFPYRDRIVNLLDTPGHEDFSEDTYRTLTAVDSALMIIDGAKGVEDRTIKLMNVCRLRDTPILGFVNKMDRDIRDPIELLDEVESVLGIAAAPINWPIGMGSDFRGVYNLYTDTIHVFTKGKGSVIAEDIQIKGLDNDEARKLLDDEYDNFLEEIELVRGASHFFDRDAYLAGKQTPVFFGTALSNFGVKEMLDGFVEWSPEPLDRATDNREVSAKETEFSGFVFKIQANMDPRHRDRIAFMRICSGTYTKGMKMRHVRLGKDVKIVDAVSFLAGDRELVEEAVSGDIIGLHNHGTIQIGDTFSSGENFKFTGIPHFAPELFRRIRLSDPLKGKALQKGLQQLSEEGSTQVFMPQRNSDLIVGAVGNLQFEVVSYRLKDEYKVEALYEPINVYTARWVECDDPKKFEEFKRKCADNLAIDGGGHLTYLAPTRVNLALTEERHPEVRFRATREH
- a CDS encoding putative metalloprotease CJM1_0395 family protein, giving the protein MNPVAGSSINPISRPSLRPVTPVELASSSAGANVANTKPINTALPRPVTAPEFEEAPLNLLRPSKTAESIFAEQGVSPAKMAILSAKPVLLAEAILSPEGMIYAVDTGGRGRSAEGQSEAAKQLGLSATVGDGSPNEQESRAESAEKSSSAAQSREQEQDIQAEVRDLAARDREVRNHELAHSVAGGRYSGSPSYEFKRGPDGNNYAVNGEVSIDLARAATPQATIEKMEIVRQAALAPAEPSSQDRQVAAEAARIGAQARQELLAESSQTSQNTVSTTSVGAVQQSLESESNSLRDGQQSEAQQRADVDTLKARRVSSLYSENSGLFEREPAGVVNSRA